The following coding sequences are from one Arcobacter nitrofigilis DSM 7299 window:
- a CDS encoding F0F1 ATP synthase subunit B, protein MNKLLLTLLALAPVALFANSDGAETDIIQRTVNFVIFAGILWYLLADKIKAFFANRTLEIQSELDKVQDTLKASQSKIDEAAVKLDEAKKLAAETVELAKSEVGALKQKVADAVDNDIAQLNRNFAEKIEVETKKVQRQVVEEILEELLKSENIALSQDELASIILKKVA, encoded by the coding sequence GTGAACAAATTATTATTAACTTTATTAGCTTTAGCTCCTGTAGCGTTATTTGCTAATAGTGATGGTGCGGAAACTGATATTATTCAAAGAACCGTTAACTTTGTAATCTTTGCTGGAATTTTATGGTATTTATTAGCCGATAAAATTAAAGCCTTTTTTGCAAACAGAACTTTAGAAATTCAATCTGAATTAGATAAAGTACAAGATACTTTAAAAGCTTCACAATCAAAAATTGATGAAGCAGCAGTAAAACTAGATGAAGCTAAAAAATTAGCTGCAGAAACTGTTGAACTTGCAAAATCAGAAGTTGGTGCATTGAAACAAAAAGTTGCAGATGCAGTTGACAATGATATTGCTCAATTAAACAGAAATTTCGCTGAAAAAATCGAAGTTGAAACTAAAAAAGTGCAAAGACAAGTTGTTGAAGAAATTCTTGAAGAGCTACTTAAATCTGAAAATATTGCATTGTCGCAAGATGAATTAGCAAGTATTATCCTTAAGAAGGTGGCGTAA
- a CDS encoding F0F1 ATP synthase subunit B family protein: MLDISPVLLLSSGIIFLLVLARLNSCLFTPLLKHMDERAKSIKSDLENAKSNTADVDGMLAEANDIIAKAKKEAAVIREEAFNEAKKVADSKLELAKSDIETKYSDFKDSLDKDSKALKDSLIAAMPQFNESLKAKLSSI, from the coding sequence ATGTTAGACATAAGTCCTGTATTGTTGCTTAGCTCTGGTATTATTTTCTTATTGGTACTTGCCAGACTAAACAGTTGTCTATTTACGCCTTTACTAAAGCATATGGATGAAAGAGCAAAATCTATCAAAAGTGATTTAGAGAATGCAAAGTCAAATACTGCTGATGTAGATGGAATGCTAGCTGAAGCAAATGATATTATTGCAAAAGCTAAAAAAGAAGCTGCTGTAATTAGAGAAGAAGCTTTTAATGAAGCTAAAAAAGTTGCTGATTCTAAATTAGAACTTGCAAAATCAGATATTGAAACAAAATATTCTGATTTTAAAGATTCTTTAGATAAAGATTCAAAAGCCTTAAAAGATTCATTAATCGCTGCAATGCCTCAATTTAATGAGAGCTTAAAAGCTAAGTTAAGCTCAATATAA
- a CDS encoding ParB/RepB/Spo0J family partition protein, whose protein sequence is MAKAALGRGLGELLGEVESAYESNNSSSSKERGMDIYLDVNSIKPNPAQPRKIFDEDKLKELSDSIKEHGLIQAISVIESSEYGEYILIAGERRLRAHKLANIDKIKANILDIDSDKLREIALIENIQRDDLNVIELAYSYAQLINEHSLTHEELSVKVFKSRTSITNTLRLLQLSSYVQQMLANDKITAGHAKIMVGLDEETQRKVTDSIIGQKLSVRETELLIKDIKKPETSSVKKTKSLPKNYDLNPLNSVVDELSKNNLKVKLEKNCFKIEIKSQEDIEKISNYFRNTL, encoded by the coding sequence ATGGCAAAAGCAGCATTAGGTAGAGGTTTAGGTGAATTATTAGGGGAAGTTGAATCAGCTTATGAAAGTAATAACAGTTCTTCTTCTAAAGAAAGAGGTATGGATATTTATTTAGATGTAAATAGTATCAAACCAAATCCCGCACAACCTAGAAAAATATTTGATGAAGACAAATTAAAAGAATTAAGTGATTCAATTAAAGAACATGGACTTATTCAAGCTATTAGTGTAATTGAGTCAAGTGAATATGGTGAATATATATTAATTGCTGGTGAGAGAAGATTAAGAGCTCATAAATTAGCAAATATTGATAAAATCAAAGCAAACATTTTAGATATTGATAGTGATAAGTTAAGAGAAATTGCTTTAATTGAAAATATTCAAAGAGATGATTTAAATGTAATCGAATTAGCATATTCATACGCACAACTTATAAATGAGCACTCTTTAACACATGAAGAACTATCAGTAAAAGTTTTTAAAAGTAGAACTTCTATAACAAATACATTAAGATTGTTACAATTATCTTCTTATGTTCAACAAATGTTAGCTAATGATAAAATAACAGCAGGTCATGCAAAAATAATGGTTGGACTTGATGAAGAAACACAAAGAAAAGTTACAGATAGTATCATTGGACAAAAATTGTCTGTAAGAGAAACAGAACTATTAATAAAAGATATTAAAAAACCTGAAACAAGTTCAGTTAAAAAAACTAAATCATTACCTAAAAATTATGATTTAAATCCTTTAAATAGTGTAGTTGATGAATTATCAAAAAATAATCTAAAAGTAAAACTTGAAAAGAATTGCTTTAAGATAGAAATTAAATCTCAAGAGGATATTGAAAAGATATCTAATTACTTTCGTAACACTTTATAA
- a CDS encoding ParA family protein: MAEVITIANQKGGVGKTTTAVNLSAALALQGKKVLLIDADPQANATTSLGFHRDTYEYNIYHVMLGTKELNEIILDSEIDNLKVAPSNIGLVGIEREFYKNTKDREVILKRKIDPIKKDFDYIIIDSPPALGPITINTLSASNSVLIPIQCEFFALEGLAQLLNTIKLVKQTINRQLQIRGFLPTMYSAQNNLAKQVFADLAQHFESKLFKIDGSSYVVIPRNIKLAESPSFGKPIMLYDAAAIGTKAYTNLAKAIAG; the protein is encoded by the coding sequence ATGGCAGAAGTAATAACAATAGCAAATCAAAAAGGTGGAGTTGGTAAAACAACTACAGCTGTGAATTTAAGTGCAGCTTTAGCCTTACAAGGGAAGAAAGTATTATTAATAGATGCAGATCCACAAGCAAATGCAACTACAAGTTTAGGGTTTCACAGAGATACCTATGAATATAATATTTATCACGTTATGCTTGGAACAAAAGAACTAAATGAAATTATACTAGACTCAGAAATTGATAATTTGAAAGTAGCACCTTCAAATATTGGTTTAGTTGGTATTGAAAGAGAATTTTATAAAAATACAAAAGATAGGGAAGTGATTTTAAAAAGAAAAATTGACCCTATTAAAAAAGATTTTGATTATATCATTATTGATTCACCCCCAGCCTTAGGACCTATTACAATTAATACACTAAGTGCTTCTAATTCTGTTTTAATACCAATTCAATGTGAATTTTTTGCACTTGAAGGTTTAGCACAATTACTTAATACTATAAAATTAGTAAAACAAACTATCAATAGACAATTACAAATTAGAGGTTTTTTACCTACTATGTATAGTGCACAAAATAATCTTGCTAAACAAGTATTTGCAGACCTCGCTCAACACTTTGAAAGCAAATTGTTTAAAATTGATGGTAGCTCATATGTAGTAATACCAAGAAACATAAAACTTGCAGAAAGTCCAAGTTTTGGAAAACCAATTATGCTTTATGATGCGGCAGCAATTGGTACAAAAGCTTATACAAATTTAGCAAAAGCAATAGCAGGATAA
- a CDS encoding biotin--[acetyl-CoA-carboxylase] ligase: MEIRYLKSVDSTHTYLKEYIKRNGFSNSLCFYTQEQTAGIGSRGNSWIGTKGNLFFSFVIKQDDLPNDLEIQSSSIYFSFVLKDILKQLGSEVWLKWPNDFYINNYKIGGTITSLSNGLVYCGIGLNLNNVNSEFLKLDIQINIKELFKLYFQNIEKKILWEDILKEYVVEFERSKNLHATINNEKIPLINAQLNSDGSININNKKVFSLR, from the coding sequence ATGGAAATTAGGTATTTAAAAAGTGTTGATTCTACACATACATATTTAAAAGAATATATAAAGAGAAATGGTTTTTCCAATAGTTTATGTTTTTATACCCAAGAACAAACTGCAGGAATAGGTAGTCGCGGTAATTCTTGGATAGGTACAAAAGGAAATTTGTTTTTTTCTTTCGTAATAAAACAAGATGATTTGCCAAATGACTTAGAAATACAAAGTTCATCAATTTATTTTTCTTTTGTTTTAAAAGATATATTAAAACAACTTGGTTCAGAAGTTTGGCTTAAGTGGCCAAATGATTTTTATATAAATAATTATAAAATAGGCGGAACTATAACTTCACTATCAAACGGATTAGTTTATTGTGGAATAGGATTAAATTTAAATAATGTTAATAGTGAGTTCTTAAAACTAGATATACAAATAAATATAAAAGAATTATTTAAATTATATTTCCAAAATATTGAAAAAAAGATTTTATGGGAGGATATTTTAAAAGAATATGTGGTAGAATTCGAAAGAAGTAAAAATTTACACGCAACAATTAACAATGAAAAAATACCCTTAATCAATGCACAGTTAAATAGTGATGGTTCGATAAATATTAATAATAAAAAGGTTTTTAGTCTAAGATGA
- a CDS encoding AEC family transporter, which translates to MLDPVLPIALYLMIGYFFKIFIKDNSQALVDFVIYFSLPAMVFIKIYPLALDFKFLNMIFMFNTIILANLVLTYFIGKFLKFEKKTLATFMAVGTFGNTSFVGFSYIDAFYGQDYVVYALIYDLFGSFLLVVSLGSIIVNWGSGELIKFKAMTRKVLFFPPIIMFFVTIILKFFTVPTFVMNTASAIGATVVPVAMIAIGMKLEVKNIFYKFKTVSLLLGIKMFLMPILVMIGFSIFYNLDDTWSKATILEVAMPPMTMAVILAIQGGLDERLAVNALVIGVLLSLLSVTGFYYFLA; encoded by the coding sequence ATGTTAGATCCAGTTTTACCAATTGCTTTATATTTAATGATAGGATATTTTTTTAAAATTTTTATAAAAGATAATTCTCAAGCTTTAGTTGATTTTGTTATATATTTTTCACTTCCAGCAATGGTTTTTATAAAAATTTATCCACTTGCCTTAGATTTTAAATTTTTAAATATGATATTCATGTTTAATACTATAATTTTAGCAAATTTAGTTTTAACATATTTTATTGGTAAATTTTTGAAATTTGAGAAAAAAACCTTAGCAACTTTTATGGCTGTTGGTACTTTTGGTAATACTTCATTTGTTGGATTTTCATATATTGATGCTTTTTATGGGCAAGACTATGTCGTTTATGCTCTTATTTATGATCTTTTTGGTTCCTTTTTATTAGTAGTTTCATTAGGTTCTATTATTGTAAACTGGGGAAGTGGTGAGCTTATAAAATTTAAAGCCATGACTAGAAAAGTACTATTTTTCCCACCTATTATTATGTTTTTTGTTACTATTATTTTAAAGTTTTTTACAGTTCCTACTTTTGTAATGAACACTGCAAGTGCAATAGGTGCCACAGTTGTACCTGTAGCCATGATTGCTATTGGTATGAAATTAGAAGTAAAAAATATTTTTTATAAATTTAAAACTGTTAGTTTACTTCTTGGTATAAAAATGTTTCTAATGCCAATACTTGTAATGATAGGATTTTCAATATTTTATAATCTAGATGATACTTGGAGTAAAGCAACAATATTAGAAGTTGCAATGCCACCAATGACTATGGCTGTAATTTTAGCTATTCAAGGTGGATTGGATGAAAGATTAGCAGTAAATGCCTTGGTTATTGGTGTTTTACTTTCACTATTGAGTGTAACTGGTTTTTACTATTTCTTAGCTTGA
- a CDS encoding GAF domain-containing sensor histidine kinase codes for MKKSKSRYNIYDLKLFNIDDFDILLHKILKQVREIINAEAGTIYTVNNDALFFNVFQNDSMTYEDIFLQYKKLKDVKLPLDPNSKYLAVDAYISEKIIIVNDVYKTKRYEFLGVKEYDKENNYKTHSIITAPIIHPIENKKLGVIQLINKIANHNNFDFNEKDKDTLAIASSLISLSICQAHDDFIKLKELNDELKIANEKLTKKVEYEISENEKKSAIIFHQSKLASMGEMIGNIAHQWRQPLSAISTLASALSFNLELNTSDKNQAIETLDKIVDTTRYLSDTIDDFRNFYKIDKYEKTFNLAKNLHQSISIIDVVLSEEDIEVIFDLDESIDFFGLENELKQAILNILQNAKDAFHINMNINNKNRYIFITLERNDDLISIKIKDNAGGIKENILEKIFTKDFTTKDENKGTGIGLYMTKVIIDKSFSGSIKAENCTFEYKGIQCTGALFTIEFQAKK; via the coding sequence ATGAAAAAAAGTAAAAGTCGATACAATATTTACGATCTAAAACTTTTCAATATAGATGATTTTGATATTTTACTACACAAGATATTAAAGCAAGTAAGAGAAATAATTAATGCAGAAGCAGGAACTATTTATACTGTAAATAATGATGCTTTGTTTTTTAATGTTTTTCAAAATGATTCTATGACTTATGAAGATATTTTTCTTCAATATAAAAAACTAAAAGATGTAAAACTTCCCCTTGACCCAAACTCAAAATATCTTGCAGTTGATGCTTATATAAGTGAAAAAATTATAATTGTTAATGATGTTTATAAAACAAAAAGATATGAATTTTTAGGGGTAAAGGAGTATGACAAAGAGAATAATTATAAGACTCACTCCATAATCACAGCTCCAATAATACATCCAATTGAGAATAAAAAGTTAGGTGTAATTCAACTTATAAATAAAATAGCTAATCATAATAATTTTGATTTTAATGAAAAAGATAAAGATACTTTAGCAATAGCTAGTTCTTTGATTTCTTTGTCTATTTGTCAAGCTCATGATGATTTTATCAAGTTAAAAGAGTTAAACGATGAACTAAAAATCGCAAATGAAAAACTAACAAAAAAAGTCGAGTATGAAATTAGTGAAAATGAAAAAAAATCAGCAATAATTTTCCATCAGTCAAAATTAGCATCGATGGGAGAAATGATTGGTAATATTGCCCATCAATGGAGACAACCATTAAGTGCTATTAGTACATTAGCTAGTGCACTTAGTTTTAACTTGGAGTTAAATACTTCTGATAAAAATCAAGCCATAGAAACTTTAGATAAAATTGTAGATACTACTAGATATCTTTCTGATACTATTGATGATTTTAGAAATTTTTACAAAATTGATAAATATGAAAAAACTTTTAATTTAGCAAAAAATCTACATCAAAGTATATCAATAATTGACGTTGTTTTATCAGAAGAAGATATTGAAGTAATATTTGATTTGGATGAGAGTATTGATTTTTTTGGATTAGAAAATGAATTAAAACAAGCTATTTTAAATATTTTACAAAATGCAAAAGATGCCTTCCACATTAACATGAATATAAATAATAAAAACAGATATATTTTTATTACTTTGGAAAGAAATGATGATTTAATATCAATTAAAATCAAAGATAATGCAGGTGGAATAAAAGAAAATATTCTAGAAAAAATATTTACAAAAGATTTTACTACAAAAGATGAAAATAAAGGTACAGGTATAGGTTTATATATGACAAAAGTAATTATTGATAAAAGTTTTAGTGGTTCAATAAAAGCTGAAAATTGTACATTTGAATATAAAGGTATTCAATGTACAGGAGCTTTATTTACTATTGAATTTCAAGCTAAGAAATAG
- the fmt gene encoding methionyl-tRNA formyltransferase — MGKRILFMGTPDYATKIFEEILNSSYEIVGLFTQPDKPIGRKQIITAPHIKQFCIDNDLDIPIYQPQKLRNNQEAKQQIENLNPDFIIVAAYGQILPKEILDIAPCINLHASLLPKYRGASPIQESLLNGDNYTGVTSMLMEEGLDSGDILGLKYFKIPQNMEVEELFSELSTVAAKLTIETLNNFENISPKVQNETNVSYCKKIKKEYGEVSFDNAQTLYKKYKAYSYWPGVYLKSGLKLKKISLIEKNSLNNAGEILAIEDDGIIIACQKGSIKIATLQAPSKKEVNAIDYIRGQRISLGSLLI, encoded by the coding sequence ATGGGTAAAAGAATACTATTTATGGGAACACCAGATTATGCTACAAAAATCTTTGAGGAGATTTTAAATAGTTCTTATGAAATAGTAGGGCTTTTTACTCAGCCAGATAAACCTATTGGTAGAAAACAAATTATAACTGCTCCTCATATTAAACAATTTTGCATAGATAATGATTTAGATATTCCAATTTATCAACCTCAAAAATTAAGAAATAATCAAGAAGCTAAACAGCAAATTGAAAACTTAAACCCAGATTTTATAATAGTTGCTGCTTATGGACAAATTTTACCAAAAGAGATTTTAGACATTGCTCCATGTATTAATTTACATGCTTCATTATTGCCAAAATATAGAGGTGCAAGTCCTATACAAGAGTCATTGTTAAATGGAGATAATTATACAGGTGTAACTTCTATGCTTATGGAAGAAGGACTTGATAGCGGTGATATCTTGGGATTGAAATATTTTAAAATACCTCAAAATATGGAAGTAGAAGAATTATTTTCAGAGCTTTCTACTGTAGCTGCTAAACTTACAATCGAGACTTTAAATAATTTTGAAAATATAAGTCCAAAAGTTCAAAATGAGACAAATGTAAGTTATTGTAAAAAAATAAAAAAAGAGTATGGAGAAGTAAGTTTTGATAATGCACAAACTCTTTATAAAAAATATAAAGCTTATTCTTATTGGCCTGGTGTTTATTTAAAATCAGGACTAAAATTAAAAAAAATATCTCTTATAGAAAAAAATTCTTTAAATAATGCAGGTGAAATACTAGCCATTGAAGATGATGGTATAATTATAGCTTGCCAAAAAGGTAGTATAAAAATTGCTACATTACAAGCTCCTTCAAAAAAAGAAGTTAATGCAATTGATTATATAAGAGGTCAAAGAATTTCTCTTGGGAGTCTTTTAATTTAA
- the proB gene encoding glutamate 5-kinase, with amino-acid sequence MKRIVIKVGSAVLREGNVLAVDRLNNLVDLIAKLKAEKKYEIILVSSGAVAAGNITLELDRTKVLNRQALAAIGQPLLMKHYKKRFREHGFTCAQMLLVANDFDSRKRSKNAKGVMEILLENNIIPILNENDVIANEELLIGDNDQLGAHAAIFFDADMLVILSDVDGLYDCNPHENPEAKMRKIVSFLKEDELEMKYSPNSEFATGGIVTKLKAANLLLKNDKMMYLSSGFDLTNAYDFLLKEDHKSGTLFKK; translated from the coding sequence ATGAAACGAATAGTTATTAAAGTTGGGAGTGCTGTTTTACGAGAAGGTAATGTTCTAGCAGTTGATCGATTAAATAATTTAGTTGACTTAATAGCAAAATTAAAAGCAGAAAAAAAATATGAGATTATTTTAGTCTCTTCTGGAGCAGTTGCTGCTGGAAATATAACTTTAGAGTTAGATAGAACAAAGGTTCTAAATAGACAAGCCTTAGCAGCAATTGGGCAACCCTTATTGATGAAACATTACAAAAAAAGATTTAGAGAACATGGATTTACTTGTGCTCAAATGCTTCTTGTTGCAAATGATTTTGATTCTAGAAAAAGATCTAAAAATGCAAAAGGTGTGATGGAAATTTTATTAGAAAATAATATCATTCCTATTTTAAATGAAAATGATGTAATTGCAAATGAAGAACTTCTAATAGGAGATAATGATCAATTGGGTGCACATGCAGCAATTTTCTTTGATGCAGATATGTTAGTAATTCTTTCTGATGTTGATGGTCTATATGATTGTAATCCCCATGAAAATCCAGAAGCAAAAATGAGAAAAATAGTTAGTTTTTTAAAAGAAGATGAGTTAGAGATGAAATATAGTCCAAACTCAGAGTTTGCAACTGGTGGGATTGTTACAAAGTTAAAAGCTGCAAACCTTTTATTAAAAAATGACAAAATGATGTATCTATCTTCTGGTTTTGATTTAACAAATGCATATGATTTTTTATTAAAAGAAGATCATAAAAGTGGAACTCTATTTAAAAAATAA
- the obgE gene encoding GTPase ObgE: MFIDSVKFSVSSGKGGQGCAAFRREKFVVKGGPDGGDGGKGGDVCFVVDNNTDTLSWYKGKHKLKADNGKPGLGSRCTGKSGETLVLVVPPGTQVINDDTDEVIADLLEEGDKKLLLEGGKGGLGNTHFKNSRNQRPTYFQPGLPGETMNLRLELKLIADVGLVGYPNVGKSTLISTTSNATPEVANYEFTTLTPKLGVVELGDFNSFVMADIPGIIDGASEGKGLGLEFLRHIERTKTLLFTIDITNYRNTLDQFNVLKEELEKFSSDLSKRNYAIALTKTDAYYGEDLSADITNFINELGLEVTKSNEFGFDKKLPYYVQDTVYEKFDKSKPFFILPISSVTHNNINALKFALHNLITQGK; the protein is encoded by the coding sequence ATGTTTATAGATAGTGTAAAATTTAGTGTTTCTTCTGGAAAAGGTGGACAAGGTTGTGCTGCATTTAGAAGAGAAAAATTCGTAGTAAAAGGTGGACCTGATGGTGGTGATGGAGGAAAAGGTGGCGATGTCTGTTTCGTTGTAGACAATAACACTGATACTTTATCTTGGTATAAAGGGAAGCATAAATTAAAAGCTGATAATGGGAAACCAGGTTTAGGAAGTAGATGTACTGGGAAAAGTGGAGAAACTTTAGTATTAGTAGTTCCTCCTGGAACGCAAGTAATTAATGATGATACTGATGAAGTTATTGCAGATTTATTAGAAGAGGGTGATAAAAAACTTTTACTTGAAGGTGGAAAAGGTGGATTAGGTAATACTCACTTTAAAAATTCAAGAAATCAAAGACCAACATATTTCCAACCAGGACTTCCAGGTGAGACTATGAACTTAAGATTAGAATTAAAACTAATAGCAGATGTTGGACTTGTGGGTTATCCAAATGTTGGAAAATCAACACTAATATCAACTACATCAAATGCAACTCCTGAAGTTGCAAATTATGAATTTACTACATTAACTCCAAAATTAGGTGTTGTAGAACTTGGTGATTTTAATTCTTTTGTAATGGCAGATATTCCAGGAATTATTGATGGGGCAAGTGAAGGTAAAGGTTTAGGCTTGGAGTTTTTGAGACATATTGAGCGAACAAAAACTTTACTTTTTACTATTGACATTACTAATTATAGAAATACACTTGACCAATTTAATGTTTTAAAAGAAGAGTTAGAAAAATTCTCAAGTGATTTAAGTAAAAGAAACTATGCTATAGCATTAACTAAAACTGATGCCTATTATGGGGAAGACTTAAGTGCTGATATAACTAATTTTATTAATGAATTAGGTTTAGAAGTTACAAAATCAAATGAGTTTGGTTTTGATAAAAAACTACCTTATTATGTTCAAGATACAGTTTATGAAAAATTTGATAAAAGTAAACCTTTTTTCATTTTGCCAATTTCATCTGTAACTCATAATAATATCAATGCACTAAAATTTGCTTTACACAACCTAATTACTCAAGGTAAATAA
- the rpmA gene encoding 50S ribosomal protein L27: MAHKKGQGSTQNNRDSAGRRLGVKKYGGEAVKAGNIIIRQRGTKIHVGNNVGIGKDHTIFALIDGVVKFEIKDKDRKKVSVYAS; encoded by the coding sequence ATGGCTCACAAAAAGGGACAAGGTAGTACACAGAATAATAGAGACTCAGCTGGTAGAAGACTTGGAGTTAAAAAATATGGTGGGGAAGCTGTAAAAGCTGGAAATATCATTATTAGACAAAGAGGTACTAAGATACATGTTGGTAATAATGTTGGTATAGGTAAAGACCACACAATTTTTGCTTTAATTGACGGAGTTGTAAAATTCGAAATTAAAGATAAAGATAGAAAAAAAGTTTCAGTTTACGCTTCGTAA
- the rplU gene encoding 50S ribosomal protein L21, producing the protein MYAIIKCGGKQYKVSEGDMIDIDYTGKAAKESLEITDVLAVNDGELKCGDAISSAKVEAVVVLDGTGANRDRKVLIYKKRRRKDSKLKKGFRRSFTKIRITKIAA; encoded by the coding sequence ATGTATGCAATTATAAAGTGTGGTGGTAAGCAGTATAAGGTTTCAGAAGGCGATATGATCGATATCGACTATACTGGAAAAGCTGCGAAAGAATCTTTAGAGATTACTGATGTATTAGCAGTAAACGATGGAGAATTAAAATGTGGTGATGCTATCTCTTCTGCAAAAGTAGAAGCTGTAGTAGTATTAGACGGTACTGGTGCAAATAGAGACAGAAAAGTTCTTATTTACAAAAAAAGAAGAAGAAAAGATTCTAAATTAAAAAAAGGTTTCAGAAGAAGCTTTACAAAAATTAGAATTACTAAAATAGCTGCATAA
- a CDS encoding RidA family protein, which yields MEIIKTESAPAAIGPYSQAVKYNGIVYTSGQIALTPEGELVERDIKKQTHQVLTNLQNVLAEANSSLEKVLKVTIYLENMEDFGIVNVIYGEYFGDHKPARSTVAVKTLPKNVLVEMDTIAICDDIINL from the coding sequence ATGGAAATAATTAAAACAGAAAGCGCACCAGCTGCAATAGGACCTTATTCTCAAGCAGTTAAATATAATGGAATAGTTTATACTTCTGGTCAGATTGCTCTTACTCCTGAAGGTGAGTTAGTTGAGAGAGATATAAAAAAACAAACACATCAAGTTTTAACAAATTTGCAAAATGTATTGGCAGAAGCAAATAGCTCTTTAGAAAAAGTTTTAAAAGTTACAATTTATTTAGAAAATATGGAAGATTTTGGTATTGTAAATGTTATTTATGGTGAATATTTTGGGGATCATAAGCCTGCAAGAAGTACAGTTGCTGTAAAAACTTTACCAAAAAATGTTTTAGTTGAAATGGACACAATTGCCATTTGTGATGATATAATTAATCTATAA